A section of the Primulina eburnea isolate SZY01 chromosome 1, ASM2296580v1, whole genome shotgun sequence genome encodes:
- the LOC140813052 gene encoding NDR1/HIN1-like protein 1, translating into MTAKECGRIHHHRKKLCRRLLASLLGFSVLALFLILLVYLILRPTKPHFILQDATVYAFNLSPANLLTTSLQVTFSSRNPNERIGIYYDKIEVYASYHSQQITPPTLLPSSYQGHEDTTVWSPNLNGNSVPVAPYLAAALKQDRLTGTELINVRVEGRIRWKVGTFISGKYHLHVNCPAYVNFDSNSNSVVVGPPINYQLLKNCHVDV; encoded by the coding sequence ATGACGGCCAAGGAGTGTGGGCGCATCCACCACCACCGCAAAAAACTCTGTCGCCGCCTTCTTGCCTCCTTACTCGGCTTCTCAGTCCTCGCGCTCTTCCTCATTCTCCTCGTATATCTCATCCTCCGTCCGACCAAACCCCATTTCATCCTCCAAGATGCCACCGTCTATGCCTTCAACCTCTCCCCCGCAAACCTACTCACCACCAGCCTCCAAGTGACATTCTCCTCCCGTAACCCTAATGAAAGAATTGGCATTTACTATGATAAAATTGAAGTGTACGCTTCGTATCACAGCCAGCAGATAACTCCTCCGACGCTGCTTCCGTCCTCGTATCAGGGACACGAGGATACCACCGTTTGGTCACCGAATCTGAACGGAAACTCCGTTCCTGTGGCTCCGTATCTTGCTGCTGCCCTTAAACAGGATCGGTTAACCGGAACTGAGCTGATTAACGTGAGAGTCGAGGGAAGAATTAGATGGAAAGTGGGTACTTTTATTTCTGGGAAGTATCATCTGCATGTGAATTGCCCGGCGTACGTGAATTTTGATTCCAACAGTAACAGCGTTGTTGTGGGGCCGCCGATCAATTATCAATTGCTGAAGAACTGCCACGTTGATGTTTGA